The DNA window GATTATACACCATGACCAGATTGAATTTATAACATAAATCTTCATAACATAAaacagggttggttcaatataaataatactataaatataataaatcatgttaataatataaataagaaaaatattatgtTAATAGAGGCTAAAAAGGCTTTTAAACAAAATCTtacatccattcctattaaaaactctagaaagcataggaataaagagaactttccttaatatggtaaataACATTGATCTAAattgaataataaatattatatgtaatggaggaaAGTTAAAAGTCTTTctaataaaatcaggggtgaagcagggATGCCCATTTTCACCAACACTATTTAACAGTGCTAGAAATACTACCTATAGTAATAGAACTAGTGAGAGAGATTGAGGGAataagaggaaacaaaaatataccTTTTGCAAAAGATATGATTTTTACTTAGCAAACACTAAAGAATTAAccaaaaaattaactgaaataatTTCAGTAACATTGTAGTGtaaaaatctacataaatcatcagcattcctgtatgttaccaacaaaatccaacagAATGGTCTAGAAAGAtgtcttgtttctttgttttcttttgttttccctttttggttTGTGGAAGGGTAGAGGGGAGGAAagattataaatacatatacaataGCTTACAAATAATACAAATTACAATAACATACTTTTAAATGATCACAATAGTGAACTCTACTTTTCAAATGGATCATGCATAGTTTTAAATGATGACAATAGTGAACTCTATTTTTCAAATGGATCTCTGAAGAACCATACAGTAATCCAAATGGAGATCTAAAGTCACCTGAGGATAGGACAGGCAGATCAAACTCAAGTGAATACTGAATTTATGAGGGGTTCACAAAAAGAGAGTAAGCGCTTGGGGTTGATTGGAATTAACTCGAATCCTGGGTGAGCTCAAAGGATGTTGATTGTGGCCCAGAGAGTGCCATATTCACAAGAGGCTCCAACTCTAAACTCACATGGACTGGATTCAATCTTGGGTGATCCTGACCCTGCAAAGAGGGAATCAGTATTTTCTTGTATTCTCTGGCTCATTGCCTCTGTTTTGAAATTACAGGTAAAATCTTTTATGCAGAGCTTTCAGCATGGCTCACATCTAAGGTCTccctaaaaaaaattaacagggtCTCTTCTAGAAAAGGCACTCAagataaaaaaatagatattagTTGTCAGAGCCCCCACCCCAAGACCACTTCTCTTTTTGTTCCTCACTTTTCTTGTTATTAGGAGACAtcttgttttccagagctaaggcccagcaagcaagctgtgccctgagcttggcataacaaatCTTTTGTGCCTATCCTCTGGATGAACTCTGATGCACCTAAAACAGAACTGATAATCCCTGAGCTTGGGCAAGCACCAGCAGGAACCACATCTTAGTTATGAAGCCCTGATATGAACAGAGTTTTTGTAAATAGGCAAGCTTACCTCACTGTTGCTATTGTACCTCACCACTGTTGTTACATCTCACTGCTCTATTCTTTGTCTAGCCACAATTGTAGGTTATCAAGGCTTAGCCTCCCTTCCTTGGGTTTTCTCCATCCTACATGtgtgtttcattttcctcatccaaaaGTATAAAGAAGGCTTTTGGCTTAAAACCTCTGCAAGTTCTttggtaatttattttatttttcccagttaacaGTTGGTATATAACCTCTGTCactctttggtcatttatttttcagttgacaCTAGAATTAAGGTGGATTGGGAAAAGTTTCCTCTAGAAAGTGTGATTTTGGCTGGGAcctgaaggaaataggaaagacaTTTCCTTTTGTAGTTGGGCTAGGAAGAGGGAACGATCCAGGACTGCTAAGAGAGGCTGCAGAATGTAAGTATAGCTTGGCCAGGAAATCAAAGTAGACCTAGAATCCCACTTAGATATGACTGGAATGGGAATACTTGGAGGTGTTGTGTATCCTACCAACTCTGGAGACATTGCCACCTCAGACCTACATCTTCTAGGCACTACACAGATTataaacccacaaaaggacagggtgaaataattttctagccaaagacaacttagaaggttagcaggaaaggtctgtcacacctgggtgagagtggagcacagtctagCAGAGACCTTGCCCCACCAATCCAGGCCTTGGGAGCCAATGAATCAGCAGTAGCAagggctgcttctggaactctcagcctacagatggtaagggggtcaaacagctagtcagAAGGGGATTGCAGGCATCTCTTTGCCTTTACTGAGGCaagactctgttgctttgcccatacttggattgCAGTCTTGGGTGGCAATTCCAGGACAAGGAGGAATCCCAGCACACCAGAGCTTTTGGTCACTATGGAGCAGGGACCCTCTGCATGGTTCCAGGACAGCAAAGAGGGCTTATGGTCTCTCACAAACCAGAGAACAatccaggagagtagtaaacatacttctccttagatcatactattttggaagaactcaaaacttacaggtccctacaagtatctctgaaaacagctgcataaaaTTCTTGAAGTTTATGACAGTGAGTTCTCCACCCTGGCAGCAGAGCCTTACTTTAACAAAGacttaaaagtaaaaaaacaggctggggaaatgagcaaatgaCAGAAacaaattctgaccatagaaagttactatggtgacaaggaagatcaaaacacacactgagaaaataacaaagtcaaagctcctgcatccaaagcctccaagaaaatcatgacttggtctcaggccactgaagatctcaaaaaggattttgaaaatcaagtaagagagttagaggaaaacttgggaagagaaatgagagtgatgcaagaaaatcatgaaaaaagagacaacagcttggtaaaggagacacaaaaatactgaagaaaacaataccttaaaaacagactaagtcaaatggtaaaagaggtacaaaaattcaatgGGGAGATGAATGTCTTGACAAGCAGAATTGGCTAAttggaaaaggaggcaaaaaaaattcactgaagaaaaaaaattccttaaaaagtagaattagccaaagggaaaaggaggtacaaaagctcactgaagaaaataattccttaaaaattagaattgagcaaatggaaactaatgactccataagaaatcaagaaacagcaaaacaaaaccaaaagaatgaaaaaatagaaggcaaagtgaaatatcttattggaaaaacaactcatctggaaaatacatccagaagagaaatttaaaaattaccagactatctgaaagccatgatcaaagaaagaggctAGACAtcctcttttaagaaattatcaagttaaactgccctgatattctagaacaagagggtaaaatagaatttgaaagaatccaccaatcacctccttaaagGAATCTCAAAACAAAAATTCCAAACAATTTTAGCCAAATTaaccaaatcccagagctcccaggtcaacgagaaaatattgcaagcgaccagaaagaaaccatttgatTGCTATTTGATGAACCAGTTACCGTTTTCAAGGGTATATGTACTGTGAGTCCAACACCATGAATATCTTTGGTTTAAGAGAGATGGCCAGATGATCATCCTCTTATTAATAACTTtatggccttattaataaaatgattaaattacccagtaatcatgtctcttgaactttttaattgAAACACAGTGCAGCATCAAGCTTGATTTCTACCTGAGGCCATGGTGGGGCATTTTGTTTACTATCTAGTAGATTTTTCTAAATTTGGAGTTGTGCGGGTGATGGGTCAGGAAACCCTTCATTCCACTGGTAAAGAGGGAGGAAGCAGAAACAAGGGGGAGTTCAGTGGGAGGAGGGACAGTAAAAGAGGTGGGAGGGGAGTAGATTCTGAGGTAGAAGGTCAAGGCTCATCCTCTCTCTTAGGAGTATTTACATGTTCTCTGGAGTGGACTGTGCTTGGGTTGGTGGGACAAGTGTCAGCTGCTATTTTCAGAAACTCTGTGCTGTTTGGGATCCACTCCTGCCATCTCCTGCCTGCCATGGGGAGACTGTGGGTGCCCCAGCTTGTCACCACCTCCAGATCTCTGCTGCTGTGGGTAGCACTATTGTGTCTAGGTGAGTCTGAGGTTAATGGAGCAGAAAatgagggtacaaagacaaagggTCAATTCTAGCTGAAGCATCTTTTGGGGGCTTACTTAGGAGGAAAGCACAAGTGGGGAAGGTGAATAGAAGCAGGGGTGGGAATGGGAAGGGGCTAAACATAACCATTTCTTTAGAATCAGGACATAGGGGACTTGTTAAAGTTGTTGGACAGTCTCTTGGTAACAATGCTGATTCTTAGAGCCTGACCTAGGGGAAGTGAACGTTCACTCCTGTTTGGGTGTTCTCACCCAACCAGACACCCTAATAGTTTTTCCTTCCCCCCCATACTATGGCCCAATTTTTCAAGACTGTTTCTACGGTATAAATGGCTGATGACAACTCAGTGTTAGACAGAAATCTCCAAGATGTTTGTATTTTAATAACCCCAGTGGAATCAAATTGCTTCAGTCAAGAGGTTGTTGAGGGGTATTTCTCCCTCTGCAGCTCAAATCACaaaaattttgcatttttttctccctcccctttaaaAGGCTGGCTTTTCTTGTTGAGGAAAGAGAAGTGTTTATCTGGGGACCTGGGGAATAGACAGAAACCCAATTTCAGTAATTCAGGAAAAGCAGATTGTGAGGCTTGAATAAATAAGATAATTGCATGTAtttccttcatatatatatatacatgtgtgtgtttgtatatatacagtgCCTAGAATGGAAGGTGGTGGGGTGGAGCGGAAGGATGGGtctacagggtgtcccaaaattgttagtgcagttttaagctctaAACTGTGGCCCTGGATCAaagatttaagagttggaagaaatctcagTGGTCACTTAGAtgcctccccttcttcccccatttttaaaaataaaaaatcaaggccagagaagctaaatgatttgctcagagtcacagagatAGCAGAGTCATCATTTGGCCTCATATCCTCTGACGCCAAAGCCACACATGCCTCTGATTTTGGAGCaaattcctcttctttcctctttccttaggGAACCATCTCCAGATCAGATTTCAAGTTTAGATGAGATATACTGAGGGAATGGGGATCTCCTACCCCACCAAGGCCAAAATGCCCTCCAGAGTCTCCAGGCTTGTCCATAGAAGGGCATGGCTGACACTCCTCTCCACTCCCCCCAAAATGTCATGTAGCTCATACTGGTATCTAGAGAGATTCCTGGGTGTTCCATAGCTCTATCAAGTCCAATCACCTTTTAATTCAACTCAGTGACTTGGGGACTCCAGTACCCCTAGACATAATTCAGCAACAGGATCCAAGCAGAGAAGTCCCTAAACCTGATCATGGGCAATACTTGGTTGTGAAAATGAGGgagaaggggcagccaggtggtgcagtggataaagcaccggccctggattcagatggacctgagttcaaatgtggcactagctgtatgaccctgggcaagtcacaaccccaattgcctcaccaaaaaaagaaaaagaaaagaaaatgagggagagctAAAGTAGAATAGAACCTTAGAGCCCCCAAAGACCCGAGatgccatctaatccaattttcctattttagagatgagactcAGGCCTAGGGAGGGTTCAGTGTCTAGCCCAAGGGGGCACAGTTACTGAATTGCAGAGCCCCTGTTCCTAAATACTTGATAAATGAAGggactttcctgaggtcacactGCCAGGTCTCCTGACTGTCAGATCAGTTCCTCTGTCCAAGACGCTTGGATGTCTTCAGTTCTTCCCATTTTCCATCCATTGCTGGGGAGATGCTTTTCTCAGCACCCTGCTCTATCTGTCTacatgaggggagggggaaggaagttcTGATTTTCCTATGCCTTCCCTCTGTATAATCTCTGAACTTCTAAACATCCCTGGCCTTTGGggtagcttggtggtgcagtggataaagcaccggccctggagtcaggagtacctgagttcaaatccggcctcagacacttaacacttactagctgtgtgaccctgggcaagtcacttaaccccaattgccttactaaaaaaaaaaaatcatataaacatCCCTGGCCTTGTTCCCACTGTTGAGTCAAGGATCCAATTCTGCCTCTTCactaaataataaaagctaacattgaAGCAGCACTTTAAGCttggtaaagtgctttacaagtcctatagcatttgattctcacagcaaccctgtgatgtaggtgctgtGATTGTCCCCAgcttatagttgaggaagctgaggcagacttaaagagacttgcccaagatcacacagccagtaagtatctgagctctagttgtgaactcaggttttcctgcctaggctcagttctctatctactgaatACTCTAGCTAGTGACTACTCTCAAATCCTAAGGAAGGCATGAAGCCCccaaagtcattcatagttcttaaGAAGCAGAGCCAgcaatatggaaaaatgttttgcatgacctcacatgtataaatgatagcccatttcttttcctctcaatgGATGTAAAGGAGAGAAATTGGAAttcaaagggttttaaaaaaattttaagataaatatgtaataaatctttaaaaaagacaaaaaaagagaaagaaaaagtaaagccaGATACAATAACCCTTCCCCCAGAGActcttctttccttattctctctGTTCATGAGCACTCTTAGATTAAATTCTACTCTCAAGAAaggatttaattcaataaactcaTTCACATTGAGGTGGGAAGACGTTTGCATTTTAAAAGGGAACAAAATATTAAGTCATGGGAATGTCTTCAATGTTAGAATTTCAGATGGTtaagttgttttcttcttttgtggaggggagggggcttcCAGTGCCCCTGCAGTCACTATTATCCCAGCCATCTCTGAGGAACACTGGGGAAAGACAGCACAACAGGCTGCTCTGGGTCCCTAGCCTGGCTAGTTGTAGTTCCATGGTGTAGCTCCCCTGCCCCTGGGTTCCCTGTCCTGGTCTAATCCCTGCTTTCTGGTCTCTTGCAGCTCCAGCCATCAGGAGTAATGGTAAGTTCTGTATTCAGTTTgggcctctttttttgttttgttttaaccaccccctcttctccctgtccccaccccttcccagaaCATCCATATCAGCACAATGCATCCGGGACAGTAGCTCGTATCCTGACTGGAACCTTGAACCCACCTGATTAAGGAGAGAATGTGACTGGGGCCAGTAAGGTTACAGCTATCACTGAGATAACTCTCTTCTCCTGTTATCTTCCACCCAAGgctgtttgttttcctttctactGCTAGAGACTCAACACTCTTCTTATCCCTCTTCCTTCAGGAACCAGTTGTTTTTAGGTCATTCAGTCATCTTTGAATCTCCTTTtctagtgtgtccccattttactgatgggaaataaggcttaagtgacttgctcagggtcacacagctcttgagtctgagcctgggtttgaactcagatcttcctgactccaggaccagtggtctggccactgtgccacctaggtgcccaggAAATTTGATCTTCGATCACAAAGTCACAGGAAGCTTATACCCTCCAAAAACGGTTAGTCGACTCGGGTGTGTCCCCATGTTTCCCTGTGTTTGAGTACATCTTGTGTGTATTTCACTGCCTGCTCCATAGAAAGAAAGGTTTTCTATTTATTACTCATCTGGCCTTGCAATTTAAttcctccaagcctcagttttctcatctgtagaatgaggacaGTGGACTGGATAATCTCTatagtccctttcagctctaaaactcATGATTTAGGATCGAATGAGTGAATGTGTGTAAAACACTTACCATggtacttggaacatagtaggcacttaatgaatgcttgtttcccATATCCACTTCCCATGGAACATCTGTGTTATGTGTGTCTGTAGTTGCTATGAGGTTGTCAACATATTTCATGTCATGGATCAGAGTAAGAAAAGTCAtggagtccaactccctcatttcacaggtgaggaaactgagcttaagAAAGGTTAactgaattgcccaaggtcacacaagtagcaagtgactaaaccagaatttgaacctgagaTCCTTGAATCCAAAGCCAGAATTCTTTCTCCTGCCCCAAATGATCTCTAAATGTCTCTGTATGTGTTGTGTGGGTCAATTCAACAAGTAGTTATTAAATATCTGTGAAACTAATAAttgttggggatgcaaagaaagggaaaatagtcttttcactcaaggagctcacagtctggggGTGTTGCTATCTACACTATGTATGAGTATAAGTATTGGGTATTGTGAAcaatagatacacacacatttgtacaATGTTGAAGGAGGAGTTATTGGGGGCAGAGATTCAGACCCTCTGATGAGGCTAGGAACCAGCAAGTGTTGGGGTGCTTGACCTTGGATTGCAGGCAAATAGGACCCCTCCCTCCTCTTGTAGGAACAATATTTCCTCAGTAAATGGATCCTTCTCCTACCTACAGAACAATGTTGACCCCAGAGATTTTCAGTCTCCCCTAGATTTTGGAGATTGAAGTTACAGatcatttactcttttttgtttgtttgtttgtttgttttttggggtttttttgtggggcaatggggattaagtgacttgcccagtgtcacatagctagtaagtgtcaagtgtctgaagctggatttgaactcaggtcctcctgaatccagggccggtgctctatccactgcgccacctagctgtcctcagatCATTTACTCTTACTTTCCCTGCGATGGGCTGTCTTTGAGAAGAAAATGATGACTCTTGGGGTTTTGTTgtatgtttttgcttttgttttaaccAATCAGATGGGACCTAGGAAATCCACAGGGAGCTGTCCACCCTTCTGGAAAGAGCCCTGTGGTCTCATGACTCAGTGTAGCTTAAATGTGGGAGAAAACTGCCATTAGATCTGGGATGTTATGGGCTCTTCTTTGGAGgctccttttcttcatttccttctacTCTGTACCTTCCTCAGGTCCCCCAAAGGCATCACTGACCCTGGAACCCCCTTGGTTCAATGTGCTCAGAGAAGACAATGTGACCTTTATATGTGAGGGGTTCCAAACCCCTGGAGAGGAATCCATTGAATGGTTCCACAATGGGTCATCTTTCCCCATCCACCAGGACGCCTATAACATTCCAGCTGTCAACATCAAGGACAGTGGGGAATACCAGTGCCGGACAAAACAAACTGCCCTCAGCAACTCTGTGAAACTACAGGTCACTAGTGGTAAGTGAAGGATAAGGAGCCTGGGGTAAGGTGGAATGGGATACAGCCTGGAAAAGGACATATCCTGTTTATTGGGAGAACTAACGCTAAGGGGAATGGGTGGGAGAGTTCCTGAGAAATCCacaagttttttttaattctccttttCACTATTGTCCTTACTAAGGTATGAGTTTAGCTTGCCTTTTTGTAAATTTCTCTCACTAGCTGTGTCTTTTTTCACTACTTATTTTTGTCAGGAAATTTCCTGAACTCCTTCCCAAGTGAACAAGAGAATAGGGACTTAcatctaatcaatcaataagtattttttaaaggctTATTGTaataagcactggaaatacaagtacagagaaagaaacaattcctggTCACAAAGAGTTTACGTTCTACTGGAGGAAATAAAAGCACatgtaatagatagatagatgtgtgtgtgtgtatgtatacatgtaaatacacatatattatacataaatatatattacatacaacagaaatataaaattaatcactaaaatatttataacaaattTTGAAAGGAAGTCTGCTAGCAGttaagagaaccaggaaaggatTCATGTAGAGTTTATTGCCTGAGCTGCATCTTATATGAAGAGAGGAACATTATGAAGAGGAGGctgtgcattccaggcatagggagtGATGGTGGGATGTAGAGATGGTCAGTGAAACATTACGGAGTAGCatgggaggaacagagagaaggtcagTTTGTCTGGGTAGCCAAATCCAAGGGAGGGGAGACTGATGTCCAGTGAGTCTGGCCAGGTTGTAAATGCCTTTTAAAAGTCAaaggagggggcaactaggtggcgcagtggataaagcactggccttggattcaggaggacctgagttcaaatccagcctcagacacttgacacttaactagctgtgtgaccctgggcaagtcacttaaccctcattgccctgcaaaaaaaaaaaaaagtcaaaggaaagaatttgaattttatcctagaggcaatggggagccactagagttggTTTAGCAGTAGAATTCACCTTGCTATACTAGCATGCTCTGAAGGTTGAGGGTTATAGCTCCAGATTACAAATAGTCTCcgattttgtaaaatgttttagatGTTTCTACCCCTGCCTAGTTCTTAAATTCCTCCCAAGTTGCCACCATATTTGTCTTACCTGCATGTTTTGCCCATTGCCTTTCCCATTTATTGGTTTCTGATAGTTGGTGAGCCCTTTGGAGGGCGTGATGTAGGCAGATGGAGTTtatgggtgttcaaggaggactagtgCCTCTAGTGTGTCagtttgccaagcccttttctggactgctcatccacctttggtgtccatctggcACTCAACTGtcccctgtggctccaagaagttgtggCATGTACAGTGGTTCcctgtcttggcagatgggctacaCGAGTCTGAGGGtaaccagtcagtcagtcagaaaCCTGCTGCAAAATTAGTGGGGTGTCTACCCAACATATGTGAAGAAATGCCCAGTTGAATGGGCATATACGAATATCTTGAAGGGAGATGAAGCAAgcactgtggaatgcttagagcttggtcagatatatAAGATGGCAGGGTCATCCACTTTATCCTGGGAGAACACCAGCTGTCCTCACTTTAATCTTGACACTGGCTTTGATGATTCaggatgagagagtgaggctgacaactctgtgcaactctgcctcacttacatccaattcacccaagagtcaagacatcattccaaggtgtcattggtcctctttgcaAATGGaggacaatggggcagctaggtggcgcagtggatagagcaccggccctggagtcaggagtacctgagttcaaatccagcctcagacacttaacacttactagctgtgtgaccctgggcaagtcacttaaccccaactgcctcacttaaaaaaaaaaagaaagaaagaaagaagaaaaagaaaatggaggatgATAAACAACATGTGGACTGATCCTTCCGAGTGCCATTCTGCATATCCTCATACTAGCTTCAGTGATTGGAATCATTGTTTAGAGTCAGggtctgcttttctttgtctttggagATGGCAGGAAGTCTTAGATGGCCCAAGGCTCTAGGACAGGTTGAAATGTTTTGAGCTAATGGCCTTTGTGTTTGTCTTTCAGATTGGGTGCTACTTCAAGTGGAGAGACTGGAATTCATGGAAGGTGATTCTATGATGTTGAGGTGCCACAGCTGGAGGAGCAAACCACTGTATAAAGTCACATACTACCACAATGACAAAGCCTTAAAGTATGACTCTCAGAGTTTCAGATATGTTGTTTCGCAAGTGAACTATACTCATAGTGGATCCTACTATTGTACAGGGAACTTGGGGAAAATGACATATGTATCCCCAACTGTGTTTATCACTGTCCAAGGTAAGGAAACTTGACCAAGGCATTTGAAGGGAAGAGATAGACACCTAGGATGGAGATCATGTGGTTTTTATGAGGTGGACAAGAAATGttagaaagagataaaaagaataattaacaTTTAGGTAGCATTTTTAGGTTTGTGAACCATTTTTCATACATATGCTATGAGATCTCCACAAAAAACCTAACCCACtggcattattattactattattataattttagaggtaaaaaattgagacacagagagatatgACCTTTCTATGATTGCACAGCATCAGGACCTAAATGtgggtcttccttattccaagctcAGAATTCTCTATACTATGGCATATCACCTCTCTCAATTACATTTGAGGCAAAGAGTCAGAAAATCATGGCAGTCTCCCTGTGCTTTGATAAGATTGCAGGGGTTTGAGCAGTCATAGCCAGAGGACCAGTTTCTCCTTCCTAAtactttatttaagatttttgcattgatattcattagggaaattggtctgtaattttccttctctgttttggttctcctggtttagatatcaacaccatatttgtgtcataaaaggaatttggtagaactccttctattcttccaaataatttgtatagtattggaattaattcttcttcttcttcttcttcttgatggggcaatgagggctaagtgacttgcccagggtcacacagctagtaagtgtcaagtgtctgaggctggatttgaactcaggtcctcctgaatccagggctggtgctttttccactgctccacctagctgcccccagaattaactattctttaaatttttagtataattcacttgtaaacccatctgactcTGGaggttttttcttagggagttcattgatggcttgttcaatttctttttctaagatggatttatttaaggattttatctcctcttctgttaacctgggcagtttgtatttttgtaaatattcatccatttcatttagattgtcaaatttat is part of the Dromiciops gliroides isolate mDroGli1 chromosome 4, mDroGli1.pri, whole genome shotgun sequence genome and encodes:
- the LOC122725397 gene encoding low affinity immunoglobulin gamma Fc region receptor II-b-like isoform X1, whose protein sequence is MGRLWVPQLVTTSRSLLLWVALLCLAPAIRSNGPPKASLTLEPPWFNVLREDNVTFICEGFQTPGEESIEWFHNGSSFPIHQDAYNIPAVNIKDSGEYQCRTKQTALSNSVKLQVTSDWVLLQVERLEFMEGDSMMLRCHSWRSKPLYKVTYYHNDKALKYDSQSFRYVVSQVNYTHSGSYYCTGNLGKMTYVSPTVFITVQANASDETGRIEVENSMSFSFLKDTDNLEEEASGHSIYQNH
- the LOC122725397 gene encoding low affinity immunoglobulin gamma Fc region receptor II-b-like isoform X2; protein product: MGRLWVPQLVTTSRSLLLWVALLCLAPAIRSNGPPKASLTLEPPWFNVLREDNVTFICEGFQTPGEESIEWFHNGSSFPIHQDAYNIPAVNIKDSGEYQCRTKQTALSNSVKLQVTSDWVLLQVERLEFMEGDSMMLRCHSWRSKPLYKVTYYHNDKALKYDSQSFRYVVSQVNYTHSGSYYCTGNLGKMTYVSPTVFITVQGGKPSTTKVVIIAVALLLVIATIAAAALYYYKRHKRAANASDETGRIEVENSMSFSFLKDTDNLEEEASGHSIYQNH